The sequence below is a genomic window from Denitratisoma sp. DHT3.
CCTTCAGGAAGCGATAGAGCTTGCGATGCCGGGCGAGGCTCTCCCGCACCATGAAACCCACCGTTTCCTCGAGCGATTCGCGGGCACAGCGCATGGTCTGATCGGCGATCCTGTCGAATTCACCCAGTTCAGCCAGCAGCAGTTCGTTGCAGATGTCCGCAACAATGGCGTACTTGTCCGGGTAGTACTGATAGATGGCGCCGATGCTCACGCCGGCCACCTCGGCGATGTAGTTGGTGGTCAGACGGGAGGCGCCCTTTTGCTCCAAGATCTTCAAGCCGGCTTCGCGGATCGCGGACAGCGTGAACTCCGCCCGGGACTGGATCGGGTTCCTGCGGCGGATGGCGGGCTGTGTGGTCATGACTCTGCGGCAATCAGTTTGAGGACAGGATGTTCAACCGGCGCACCGGCTCATGTCTACTCGGTTTATCAACATGAAAACCAAAATCGACAAACTCATTTCTTTACTTAATAATCAAAACACTAACTGCAACAGAAACAATTCCATAAGCATCAACCAGAGCGAGCTCGGTTTTACGAGAGGCCATTTTATACATTTTCTGTCTCGATAAGTTATTTAATAACCAATTAATAGCGATCGTCCGCCACTCCCGGGTCGGGTTCTATCCAGACGAAGAGCAGGGCGCATACGCATCCAGGCCCGCGCCAAAAAAAAGCTGGGCAGAAAGGCGCCCATAGCCACCACCCCGCATCCCTGCCCTTTCACTTTCCGTCACTTTTAATTATTATTTTCCTTATCGATAACGATATGTGAAAGCCACCCATGGAAAGCTACAAGATGTTTATCGCCGGCGAATCCGTCGACGCCATCAGCGGCAAAACGATGCAAGTCATCGATCCCGGAACGGGTCAGCCGTTCGCGGAAGTCCCCTGCTGCGACGAGCGTGACGTCGATGCGGCCGTAACCGCAGCTCGCAAAGCCTTCGATTCCGGCGTATGGAGCGGCCTGTCGCCGAGTGAGCGTGCCGACATCATGTTCCAGTTTGCCGACCTGATCGAGGTCAACTCCGGCAAGATCGGCATGGCCGACAGTCAAAGCATGGGCAATACGCTGGGCGGAACCGCCGGCGGCATGTGGGTGGCTTGCAACTCGATGCGCAACCTGGCCTGGTACGCCGCCAACAAGTTCACTTGGGAGGAGACCGTCGAGCATTCCGGCTCGATCTTCGCCTTTGGCGAAAATATCGTCCGCCACGAGCCCATCGGCGTTTGTGCTTCCATCGCACCCTGGAACGTACCGGGTCTCATGGCGATGTGGAAAATCACCCACGCACTGGTCATGGGCAATACCCTCGTGCTCAAACCAGCCTCGTCCACCCCGATCTCGGCGCTGATGATCGCCGAACTGGCCAATCAAGCAGGCATTCCCAAGGGCGTACTCAATGTCGTTACCGGCCCGGGCGGGACCGTGGGCGATGCATTGTGTGCGCACCCCGGGGTCGACAAGATTTCCCTAACCGGCAGCAGCGACGTCGGCAAGCAGACCATGGAGCGGGCGGCCAAGGGCATCAAGCAGGTAACGCTGGAACTGGGTGGCAAGTCCGCCAACATCATCCTCGACGATGCCGATCTCGACGTTGCCGTCGATGGCGCCATCACCGGCATCTTCGCCAATGCCGGCCAAATCTGCATTTCAGGCTCGCGCCTGCTGCTGTCGCGCAAGATTCACGATCAGTTCATCAAGCGCCTGACCAAGCGCGTTCAGGATCTATCCATCGGCTACCAACTGCTGCCCGAGACGAAGATGGGTCCGCTGTCCAGCAAGAAACAGCTCGAAACCGTCGAGCGCTATGTGGAAATCGGCAAAGCCGAGGGCGCCAAGGTGGCCTGCGGCGGCCATCGCCTGACCGGCCCCCAGTACGGCAATGGCTATTACTATGCGCCGACCATCCTGACCGGTGTCACCAACGACATGCGGGTCGCCCGGGAGGAAATCTTCGGGCCGGTGCTGGTGGTGATTCCCTTCGATACCGATGCCGATGCCGTGGCCATCGCCAACGACAGCGATTACGGCCTGGCCGGTTCCGTCTATTCCACCGATATCAGGCGGGCACACCAGATCGCCAACCAGGTCCGTACGGGGATTCTGTCGATCAACGACATCGCCATGCTTTCCGACTTCACGCCCTTCGGCGGCTACAAGACCAGCGGCATCGGCCGTGAATTCGGCGAAGAGGGCCTCAAGAGCTACACCCAGATCAAGACCATCTACACCTCCAACGAAGGCAGCGCCAACCGCGCCACTTTCGGTTCGGTGTTTCACTATCCCAAGGGGGAGAGTTTCACCCATACTGCCCCAACCAAAGTCGTCTGCGGGCCCAAGTCACTGACCAACCTCAACAGTGAATTGCGCATGCTCGGTGCCAAACGGGCGGTAATCATCACCGACCCGGGCGTCCGCGCCACCGGACTGGCTGACCGGGCCGTGCGCGCTGCCGGCGACCGCTGCGTCGGCGTCTTTGACGGGGTGGTCCCCGACCCCACCTACGAATGCGCGCAGGCGGCGGTCGACTACTGCCGCTCGGTCGGCGCGGACAGCATCGTCAGCCTGGGGGGCGGCAGTTCCATCGACTGCGCCAAGCTCACGCTGGTCGCCCTGACCAACGGCTGCTCGGCGCTGCAGGCAATGAACATATTCCGGCTCGAAGGGCCGCAGTTGCCCCACATCGCCATCCCGACCACCCACGGCACCGGTAGCGAAGTCACCTGCGCGGGCGTGATCACCAACAGTCGCCTGCACAAGAAGTTTTTCATTGTCGACCTCAAGCTATTTCCGAACGTTGCCATTCTGGATCCAACGCTGGTGACCGGCCTGCCCAAATCCATGACCATCGGTACCGGCATGGATGCGCTGACCCATGCCATCGAAAGCGTGGTGAACCCGATGGGGAACCCCATCAGCATCGCCGTGGGGCTACAGTCGGTCCGTATGATCAGGGACAATCTGCCCAAGGCCGTGGCCGATGGCACGGATCTCGTCGCGCGCCAGAACATGCTGGCGGCCTCGACCCTGGCTGGCATCGCCCTGGGGCCAGGTCTGGGCATCGCCCATTGCCTGGCGCACACGGTAGGCATGATGTTCGGCGTACACCACGGCACCGGCTGCGGTATCGCCCTGCCGGCCGCCATGCGTTTCAATCGGGACTTTGCCAGCGCCAAGCTGGCTGAGGTGGCTACCGCGCTTGGTGTCAACACCACGGGCATGAGTGATGGCGAGGCCGCCGATGCAGCCGCCGACGCCGTGGAAGCGCTGATGAAAACCATCGGCCAGCCAATGCGCCTGTCCGAAATTATCGAGAGGGACAAGATCATGGCGCAGATGGAACAACTCGTGGCAGGCACCATGAGCGATGGCAGCGCCATGTACAACCCTCGCCCGGTGAATGATCCGGCAGCGGTTGCGGCTTTCGTTCAAAGCGCGATCTGAGCTCCTAGCTTCAATTACCGAGCCCCCGCAGCCTTGGCTGCGGGGATTTTCCGGTTCAGTTCCTATTACGTCCTCGGAACTGCTTGGGGGTCATGCCGATATCTTTGCCGAAGACCGCGCAAAAACTGCTCGGCCCGGAAAATCCCAGACGGTAGGCGATTTCCTTTTGGGAAAGATCGGTGTCGGCCAGAAGACTCTTGGCCTTGGTCATGCGGACATCCCGCACATACTCGCCGATCGTGCGACCGGTTGTCGCCTTGAAGGCTCTCGACAGATGCCTCGGGCCAATTTCACAAAGTCGGGCCAGTTCATCGGTGCTCGGACAGTGATCGATCATGCCTTCCACGTAATCGGTGATACGCCGCATCTGCCATCCCGCCAGGGAGGCACGCACCGGCGGCACCGGCAGCGCC
It includes:
- a CDS encoding TetR/AcrR family transcriptional regulator codes for the protein MTTQPAIRRRNPIQSRAEFTLSAIREAGLKILEQKGASRLTTNYIAEVAGVSIGAIYQYYPDKYAIVADICNELLLAELGEFDRIADQTMRCARESLEETVGFMVRESLARHRKLYRFLKEYYLEIHWRYDFEAYVVKKYPDRYMATAMWLSLVLQQHDATLQVREHARAAELVVDLINGTIHATLQRRPERIFDEHYGDDLVNLVLRYLKDSEALRVH
- a CDS encoding aldehyde dehydrogenase family protein translates to MESYKMFIAGESVDAISGKTMQVIDPGTGQPFAEVPCCDERDVDAAVTAARKAFDSGVWSGLSPSERADIMFQFADLIEVNSGKIGMADSQSMGNTLGGTAGGMWVACNSMRNLAWYAANKFTWEETVEHSGSIFAFGENIVRHEPIGVCASIAPWNVPGLMAMWKITHALVMGNTLVLKPASSTPISALMIAELANQAGIPKGVLNVVTGPGGTVGDALCAHPGVDKISLTGSSDVGKQTMERAAKGIKQVTLELGGKSANIILDDADLDVAVDGAITGIFANAGQICISGSRLLLSRKIHDQFIKRLTKRVQDLSIGYQLLPETKMGPLSSKKQLETVERYVEIGKAEGAKVACGGHRLTGPQYGNGYYYAPTILTGVTNDMRVAREEIFGPVLVVIPFDTDADAVAIANDSDYGLAGSVYSTDIRRAHQIANQVRTGILSINDIAMLSDFTPFGGYKTSGIGREFGEEGLKSYTQIKTIYTSNEGSANRATFGSVFHYPKGESFTHTAPTKVVCGPKSLTNLNSELRMLGAKRAVIITDPGVRATGLADRAVRAAGDRCVGVFDGVVPDPTYECAQAAVDYCRSVGADSIVSLGGGSSIDCAKLTLVALTNGCSALQAMNIFRLEGPQLPHIAIPTTHGTGSEVTCAGVITNSRLHKKFFIVDLKLFPNVAILDPTLVTGLPKSMTIGTGMDALTHAIESVVNPMGNPISIAVGLQSVRMIRDNLPKAVADGTDLVARQNMLAASTLAGIALGPGLGIAHCLAHTVGMMFGVHHGTGCGIALPAAMRFNRDFASAKLAEVATALGVNTTGMSDGEAADAAADAVEALMKTIGQPMRLSEIIERDKIMAQMEQLVAGTMSDGSAMYNPRPVNDPAAVAAFVQSAI
- a CDS encoding helix-turn-helix transcriptional regulator encodes the protein MFTPRGTRLMLMAPGGAESYRGIYCAFSSTLFEQLTGFVGDWSVEQLTATLNVRVPMIKRDLYRIVKEVSESGFGRERLVEATAHVALVEFARYLNQAALPVPPVRASLAGWQMRRITDYVEGMIDHCPSTDELARLCEIGPRHLSRAFKATTGRTIGEYVRDVRMTKAKSLLADTDLSQKEIAYRLGFSGPSSFCAVFGKDIGMTPKQFRGRNRN